In Streptomyces nojiriensis, the sequence TCAGTGCTTGTTCTTATCTTCGGAAGGGAGTCAGCCATGTCTGACCTCACCACCGAAATGCTGCGGACGATGGAGCCGCAAGACCTGGCCGCGCTGCTGCCGGCCCCTGTCCAGATCGGCGACTCGAACGCAGTCGTCCTCCGGGTCGCTGACCCCGACTGGATCGAGGTCTACTTCGCCGGGCGCATCATGGCGTACGGCACCAAGGTGCTGGAGATCCAGCCCATCACCGACCCGGTGGTGCGCGAGGCCGCTCTGCGTGAGGCCGTGGAGGCCCTGTCCATCTGCCGGCGCATCGCCATCGAGGCGCACGCCGAGCAGCGTCAGGCCCACGCCACCAAGCTGAACGCGATCCGTGACTACGCCATCGAGGTGCACGAGAACGGCTCAATCTGCCGCGACGGGCTGGACAGCTTCCTGTCCACGTTCGAGCTCGAGCCGTACGCGACGTCCGTCAAGGTCAGCTACATGATCTCCGGCAGCTACGAAGTCGATCATGGCGACAAGGCCGCTGCTGAGGAGGACGCCCTGAAGTACCTCCAGCCCGACCTGTCGGGCCTGGACGACGTCGATGGTGAGACCTCCACTTACGAGGTCTCGGATATCGACGTCTCGGACGTGTAGCCCAGTTCCCTGGCATCCCAGCCGCAATGATCAAGATGGAGGCGGCGCAGGCCGCAGTCGAGGCGTACGTGGACCAGTTCCCCGACGGCGACGCCGAGCACACCGACCCGATCGAGACGCAGATCAGCGACCTGCTGGCCGATCTGTTTCACCTGGCAGCGGCGGAGAGCCTGAACCCAGATGTCCTGATCGAACGGGCGCTGATGCACTTCTACGCCGAGCAGGCGGAAGGGCCGCCATGGCCACCTACACGGTGACCGTCGCGGGGCGAGAGCGCTACGACGGCGAGGAGCCATACACCTACGTCATCGAGGAGGACCAGGCGATCAATGCCGTCCTCCGGGTGATGGCACATCATCGCTGGGAGAACGAGGACACCGACGTGATCCCGATCTCCGTGTTCACCGGCGAACCAGGGCCGAACTGCGGCTACTGCTGGAACGAGCTGAGGGAGACCTGACCTGGCCAGGCCATCGCACCTTTCACATCCAACCCAACAGGCAGTCCACGCGTCGCGTGGGCTGCCTTCCTCATGTCCGAACTGATCAAGGGAGGCGGCTATGTCTGCCAACGTTGAGTCGATGTTCTCCGTCAGGGAGATGCCCTGGCACCGTGAGGGGCTGGTCCTGGACCAGCACCCCAAGACCTGGGACGAAGCCCGGCACCTCGCCGGCCTGACCTGGGACCCGATCACCGAATCCGTCTACGAGCTGGTCAGCACCGACGGGCACGGCAACCCGCTGTACCGGCCCATCGAGGGTTGGCAGCGCATCGCCAGGTCTGACACCAGCGCCACGTTGTGGATCAACCGGGACTCGTACGCGGTCATTGACCACGGTGAGATGGGCGAGATCGTGGAAGCCGTTCTGGCTCAGCCGAACGTCCAGTGGGAAACCGCCGGCTCCCTCGATGAAGGCCGCTCCGTCTGGTGCCTGGCCCTGCTGGACGAGCCCATCGTCCTGCCGGGCGACGACAGCCCGACGCTGCCGTATCTGGCCATCACCAACCGACACGGCCAACCGGGCGGCTGCACGCTCAGAGCTACCGCGGTTCGCATCGTCTGCGCCAACACCTTCCGCGCCGCCGAACTCGAAGGCGACCGCACCGGCACCACCTTCTCCTTCATCCACAAGCCGGGCTGGCGCAACCGCGTCGTCCAAGCCCGAGAGGCTGTGACTGACGCTCGCCAGGAGATGCGTGCCTACGAGGCGCTGGCCACTGAACTGCTCGGCATGTCCGTCACCGCCCAGCAGCGTGAGCTGTTCGTGAGGGAGTTCATCCCTATGCCGCCCAACGGCCTCGTCACCGACCGCGTCGCCAACAACGTCGAGGAGGCCCGCAAGGCCGTCCGCACCATCCTGGCTTCCCCGACCACTGCACCGGTCGCTCACACCGCTTATGGCCTCGTCCAGGCCGCAGGCGAGTACCTGGACCACGTCCGACGGTCCCGCACCTGGGAGACCAAGCTCAACCGGACGCTCATCAGGCCGGAGCCGCTGAAGGCCCAGGCGCTCAAGCTGGTACGAGAGGTGGTGCGCGCCTGACTCTCTTGACGCTCAAATCTGGCCCGGACCGGCTTCTGCTGGTTCGGGTCTTTCTCATCCAATAATCGAGGGTTTTTTGTCATGTCAAACAATGCGCGGACTCAAGCTCAGCGACTGGACGAACTCCAGTCCATCCTTCTTGAAGACTATGGCCAAGACTTTGATCTGGCGGAGGTTACGGAAATTGCCGATTGGCTCGGACGGTTCTACACCGCCCTAACCAAGCTCGGTGTGCAACGTCGAATAGCTGAGCATGAAGCCGCCAATGTTGATAACTCTTGACTGGCCCCAGGAAGGTCGCATAATAGCTGGGCGGGGAACCCATTAACTATCCGGCACTGTCGGAGAAGGAGGTTCTACGAGTAAGAATTTAAAACGAGCTGTCATCCTGGTCAGGGTGTCGAGCAAGGAGCAAGAACAAGAGGGTTACTCGCTGCAAGCCCAGGAGCGCTTCCTGCGCGACTACTGCGAGCGCGCTGGTTTGAAAGCTATTAAGCCGTTCCATATTTCCGAGACGGCGTCGAAGGTCGATCAGCGCAAGACGTTCAACGAGACCATGGTCTACCTGAAGAAACACCAAGTCTTGCACTTCGTCTGCGAGAAGGTGGATCGCCTACTGCGAAACTTCAAGGACACGGTCATGGTGGAGGAGTGGCTGGAGGGCGACGACACGCGCCGACTGCACTGCCCCAAGAACTCGCTCGTGCTGCACAAGAACTCGTCTTCCCAGGACAAGTTCGTCTGGGGCATGCACGTGGTGGTAGCTAAGAACTACACCGACAACCTGAGCGAGGAAGTGCGCAAGGGTCAGTTGGAGAAGCTA encodes:
- a CDS encoding DUF932 domain-containing protein, whose product is MSANVESMFSVREMPWHREGLVLDQHPKTWDEARHLAGLTWDPITESVYELVSTDGHGNPLYRPIEGWQRIARSDTSATLWINRDSYAVIDHGEMGEIVEAVLAQPNVQWETAGSLDEGRSVWCLALLDEPIVLPGDDSPTLPYLAITNRHGQPGGCTLRATAVRIVCANTFRAAELEGDRTGTTFSFIHKPGWRNRVVQAREAVTDARQEMRAYEALATELLGMSVTAQQRELFVREFIPMPPNGLVTDRVANNVEEARKAVRTILASPTTAPVAHTAYGLVQAAGEYLDHVRRSRTWETKLNRTLIRPEPLKAQALKLVREVVRA